Proteins found in one Acomys russatus chromosome 31, mAcoRus1.1, whole genome shotgun sequence genomic segment:
- the Nrtn gene encoding neurturin translates to MRRWKAAALVSLVCSSLLSVWMCQEGLLLGHRLAPALAPLRRPPRTLDARIARLAQYRALLQGAPDAVDLRELSPWAARAPGPRRRAGPRRRRARARSGARPCGLRELEVRVSELGLGYTSDETVLFRYCAGACEAAVRIYDLGLRRLRQRRRVRRERVRAHPCCRPTAYEDEVSFLDVHSRYHTLQQLSARECACV, encoded by the exons ATGAGGCGCTGGAAGGCGGCGGCTCTGGTGTCGCTCGTCTGCAGCTCCCTGCTGTCTGTCTGGATGTGCCAGGAGGGTCTGCTGCTGGGCCACCGCCTGGCACCTGCGCTCGCCCCGCTGCGACGGCCGCCGCGCACCCTGGACGCGCGTATCGCGCGCCTGGCCCAGT ACCGAGCTCTGCTGCAGGGCGCCCCGGACGCGGTGGATCTTCGAGAGCTTTCCCCTTGGGCCGCGCGGGCCCCGGGTCCTCGCCGTCGAGCGGGCCCGCGGCGtcggcgcgcgcgcgcgcggtcGGGCGCGCGTCCGTGCGGGCTGCGCGAGCTCGAAGTGCGCGTGAGCGAGCTGGGCCTGGGCTACACGTCGGACGAGACGGTGCTGTTCCGCTACTGCGCGGGCGCGTGCGAGGCGGCCGTGCGCATCTACGACCTGGGCCTGCGGCGCCTGCGTCAGCGGAGGCGCGTGCGCAGggagcgcgtgcgcgcgcacccGTGCTGCCGCCCGACGGCCTACGAGGACGAGGTCTCCTTCCTGGACGTGCACAGCCGCTACCACACGCTGCAACAGCTGTCGGCGCGggagtgtgcgtgcgtgtga
- the LOC127212658 gene encoding 3-galactosyl-N-acetylglucosaminide 4-alpha-L-fucosyltransferase FUT3-like — protein MPVPSCRRPLHTVHWPIGMTQAARAQFPWRLCLSGMLLQLLVALCFFFYTQVSLDQTGPPAPRSTPGPRPLLILLWTWPFHRPVALSPCSKILPGTADCQLTTNQSVYPQADVVIIHHREVSTHPRSQLPPQPRPPGQTWVWFSMESPSHCPSLSALDGYFNLTMSYRSDSDIFTPYGWLEPWLEPPLQTQVNLSAKTDLVAWVVSNWNSTSVRVLYYQKLRSHLQVHVYGQGHMQLSKEDMLETLARYKFYLAFENSLHRDYITEKLWKNALEAWAVPVVLGPSRKNYERFLPPDAFIHVDDFESPVDLARYLQKLGSDSLGYQRYFRWRETLRPRLWSMGLAFCKACRELQWNRKYQTVPSVASWFQ, from the coding sequence gTACACTGGCCCATAGGTATGACCCAAGCAGCCAGGGCACAGTTTCCTTGGCGCCTGTGCCTCTCAGGgatgctgctgcagctgctggtggctttgtgtttctttttctacacCCAGGTATCCCTTGACCAAACTGGCCCTCCAGCTCCCCGTAGCACCCCAGGGCCCCGGCCTCTCCTCATCTTACTGTGGACCTGGCCCTTCCACCGGCCAGTGGCTCTGTCTCCCTGCTCCAAGATCCTCCCAGGCACGGCCGACTGTCAGCTGACCACCAACCAGAGTGTGTACCCCCAAGCAGATGTGGTCATCATCCACCACCGAGAAGTCAGCACCCATCCCAGGTCTCAGCTGCCACCTCAGCCGAGGCCACCGGGCCAGACCTGGGTGTGGTTCAGCATGGAGTCTCCCAGCCACTGCCCCAGCCTGTCAGCCCTGGATGGTTACTTCAACCTGACCATGTCCTATCGCAGCGACTCTGACATCTTCACGCCCTATGGCTGGCTGGAGCCATGGCTGGAGCCTCCGCTCCAAACCCAAGTCAACCTCTCTGCCAAGACTGACCTGGTAGCCTGGGTCGTGTCCAACTGGAATTCCACGTCAGTCCGGGTGTTGTACTACCAGAAGCTTCGGAGTCACCTCCAGGTGCATGTATATGGACAAGGACATATGCAGCTTTCCAAAGAGGACATGTTGGAGACGCTGGCCAGATACAAGTTTTATCTGGCGTTTGAGAACTCCCTCCACCGGGATTACATCACGGAGAAGCTGTGGAAGAATGCCCTGGAAGCCTGGGCCGTGCCTGTGGTCCTGGGACCAAGCAGGAAAAACTATGAACGCTTCCTTCCCCCTGATGCCTTCATTCATGTGGATGACTTCGAGAGCCCGGTGGACCTGGCTCGGTACCTGCAGAAGCTAGGCAGcgacagcctgggctaccagcGCTACTTCCGCTGGAGGGAGACTCTCAGGCCTCGCTTGTGGAGCATGGGCCTGGCATTCTGCAAGGCATGCAGGGAGCTGCAATGGAACCGGAAGTATCAGACAGTCCCCAGTGTGGCCTCTTGGTTCCAGTGA